The Prionailurus bengalensis isolate Pbe53 chromosome C2, Fcat_Pben_1.1_paternal_pri, whole genome shotgun sequence DNA segment gggaggaggtgcaGCAGGATGGCTGGCAACATGAAGAGGTTGTGCAGGGGGAGTCCTCACAGCACACAGGGGTGCAGGAGAACAGCTtgcagcagacaggggtgcagcaggCGGGCCTGCACACGGGGCGGCAGAGCAGGGACACGCAGGAGGAGGGtctgcagcaggggctgggctggcagcaggagggggctgagcagggggagTCCTCGCAGCACACAGGGGTGCAGCAGACGGGCTtgcagcagacaggggtgcagcagacGGGCTTGCAGCACACAGGGGTGCAGCAGACGGGCTTGCAGCACGCAGGGGTGCAGCAGTCtccctggcagggggaggaggggccgcacAGGAGGGTCAGGCAGGGGGCCGGGGCGCAGCACGGGGGCTCGCAGCAGCTCTCTGGGCAGTCGTCCACCTGCCAGGAGGAGTCGGGGCAGGAGTCCGAGGCCCTGGGCAGGCAGACGCGGCTGCCATAGCTCAGGTCGCTGGAGCAGACGGACAGGGTGGACGCGGCCATGGCGGGGGTGGTGGGGCTGCaggagggagtgtgtgtgagtgtgtgtgtgagtgtgtgtgtgtgagtgtgtgaggaGCTCCGGCTGTCTGTTGGCTTTTATACCTCTCAGGTGTATGTTGTCCCAGCCGACGGCTCACATGTCTCCTTCCTTGTTGGTGTTTTGGGCTGTGAGGACTGTCATTAGGGCCTATTCTGTTGTGGCATGATCTTGCCTCAGCTTGTAAACATAGGACAGCGCTCGTCAGGGCTGGTTGTCCCTGGCATGAGCCTGGTTCCCCTGGGACACCTGCAGGGAAGGCAAAGTCTCTCTGCGGCTGACTCCGCAGCTCCCACCTGGCCGGTCATGTGCCGGGGCCCCAGGTGATGGCTCTGGGCTCATGTGCTGTGCTCCTGTGGACCCAGCCTGGACCTGACCTGGAGCAGCTGGCCTGGCCCATGATTGGGAGAAAAGAGGACAGAAGTGCATGTTGTAGGGCACAGGCAATGTGGGACTGATCCTTCTGAGTGGGCTTATGAACTTCTGTGGTCCCAATGTCAGCCATGGCCAGCAAGGAGGGGGACGTCCTCAGACAGGACTGGATCTCCCTTCCCCAAGGAGGAGCTGGAATGTCCCAGGAGGCCTACACTCCCTAGGTCATTAGGAGGAGCAGATTCAGGGACTGACCTTTGGTTCCGAAATCTCGTTCCCCTGAGCCTGTGGTCAGTGGTCCTGGCAGAGGCAGGTCCCCGCTTGGGGCCTGAGGGTGGGGTGAGATTTAATCTGGAGGAGTGGGCGTGGAGCAAGGGTGATATGGGGACCGTCCATCCAGG contains these protein-coding regions:
- the LOC122491091 gene encoding keratin-associated protein 10-7-like isoform X1 — translated: MAASTLSVCSSDLSYGSRVCLPRASDSCPDSSWQVDDCPESCCEPPCCAPAPCLTLLCGPSSPCQGDCCTPACCKPVCCTPVCCKPVCCTPVCCKPVCCTPVCCEDSPCSAPSCCQPSPCCRPSSCVSLLCRPVCRPACCTPVCCKLFSCTPVCCEDSPCTTSSCCQPSCCTSSPCQEDCCKPVCCTPVCCKPVCCTPVCCEDSPCTTSSCCQPSPCCRPSSCVSLLCRPVCRPACCAPASSCRSSCCRPASCVSLLCRPVCPRPACCGPASGQSCC
- the LOC122491091 gene encoding keratin-associated protein 10-7-like isoform X4 — protein: MAASTLSVCSSDLSYGSRVCLPRASDSCPDSSWQVDDCPESCCEPPCCAPAPCLTLLCGPSSPCQGDCCTPACCKPVCCTPVCCKPVCCTPVCCKPVCCTPVCCEDSPCSAPSCCQPSPCCRPSSCVSLLCRPVCRPACCTPVCCKLFSCTPVCCEDSPCTTSSCCQPSCCTSSPCQEDCCKPVCCTPVCCEDSPCTTSSCCQPSPCCRPSSCVSLLCRPVCRPACCAPASSCRSSCCRPASCVSLLCRPVCPRPACCGPASGQSCC